One Algoriphagus sp. Y33 genomic window, CTTACAACACTTCTTCTACATAAAGACCGTCATCTTCCTTTTTAAGAATACCTGAATTTTTCAATTTTTCAATCTTATAATTTTTCAATCCACCTATCTTTGACCCATGTGGAAACAAATCTCAGTTCTCATTAGCAAGGAAGTCACGCTGGAGTGGCGACAGAAATTCGCGCTGAATGGGATTTTGCTTTACGTGGTTTCTGCCGTTTTCATCACCTATTTGAGTGTGGGAGCCAAGCAGGGAAATATTACCGCACCCACGTGGAATGCCTTATATTGGATTATTATTCTTTTCTCGGCGGTAAATGCCGTCGCCAAAAGTTTCGTCCAAGAGCATCAGGGGCGCCAATTGTATTATTACATGATTGCTTCACCTGAGGCGATTATTCTTTCCAAAATCATCTATAATACCGGTCTCACATTGATTCTAGCACTATTGGGCTATGTAGTCTTTTCTGTGATTCTTGGCAATCCTGTCCAAGATCAGAGCTTATTCCTTCTCAATTTGGTTCTGGGAGCAATGGGCTTTTCTGCGAGTTTGACCATGGTAAGCGGCATAGCTTCGAAAGCAGGTAATAACGCCACGCTGATGGCGATTTTGAGTTTTCCTGTAATTATCCCGATTTTGCTGATGGCCATCCGCATTTCCAAAAATGCCATGGACGGATTGGACTGGAGTGTAAGTGTAGATAAGCTAGTGACACTTCTGGCAATCAATGCGATTGTCGCCGTGACGGGATATATTTTGTTTCCTTATTTGTGGAGGTCTTGAGATTGGAAAATTGGAAGATTTCCCCAATTACACGTAATCGATGGCTTTATTTTAAATAATACACCTCAATCCCAAGTGAGTCACAAAAGGATCGAGGTTCCGATCATTGTGCAATTGCCTAACTTTCCAAAGGATTCTCCAATTTCCCCATAAACAACATCGCTCCACTGTGCTTCTCTTGGATAAAAAAGATAAAAGGCCTGTCCAAGGTGAAAATAGAAGGGGTTGTATCAGGAGGTAGGCTTGTCACTCCGATTTCAACAATAGTGGCCGCTGCAGCTTCTGTACCCTTTTCATCTACTTCTATAAGCGCTTGGTGGATTACTCTGCTGATTTTTAAAGGATGGGTTGGGTTGGAGAATAATTGAGTGAAGTTGTCTCGATGAAAACTAAATGGCCTCACTAAGCCCATAGCTTGTAAATCGCCAGAAAGGTTATCGATTCTATATTCAATCTTAAATTTTGGCATTTTCAAAATCAAATTCGCCTCTCTGGAATTACTTCTCCATTCATCCAAATTTTCCAAAGTGAAGTGAGGGTATAGTTCCGAAAGATCACCGCTTTCATTGATTAGAATCCCCATTGAATATTGTTCGGAGCTATAGGGTATTTCCAAATAAGTATATTCTGAAGTGCTAAATGCTTTAAATCCCGCAGGTTCACCCAAATTCATCATGTCTGTCATGATTTCTTCACCATTGCGGAGCGTGAATTTCTCTTTGTGGGTATTTTCTTTTGGAAAATTATAGGTCCAGTCTCCTTTGAAATAAATTGCATTGACCAAATACATCACAGCATCTGCGGGAATAAAGTCCAGCATATCTTTAATGAGGTTATTGGTCTGTTTTTCTATCCAGTGGTTGATGATATCCACAGAATTTGGGTCATATACATCAAGTGGAGCAATTTCAGCATTAAAATACTGCTGGGCAGCATTCTTGAAAGGGATTTTTACTTGATAGTCTTCTTTATACCAAATGCCATTGGCTATACTTAATTTTACTTTAGGATCTACCTCAAGTAAGAATGATGTAAGGTCTTTGACCGCCTGGTTTGCTTCTTCCAGGCTCATGCCCTCCATTTGCAAAACCTGGATAAACTCTTCTAAAACCTCCCCGTCATTGCCATTCATAGCCATAGCCAATGCCTGGTGAACCGAATATGGGCTGAAAAATAGATTCTTGGAATCCCCATTGGCTGTTAGCTGTTGGAAAAGGTTGGTCGCAAACCGGGTATTTGATTCAGAGAGTCTGTTTTCATCTAAAGACAACTCCCTCAAATTTGCTTCTACTTTTCCCGAAGGGGAGTTGTCCTCACCGGAAACGCAGCCCAAGCAGAATAAAATTGCTGAAACAATAAATAGGCTTGCGGCAGTTTTAGTGCTTCTGTAAGTATTTATAAAGAATGGTTTCATAGCTAGCATTTTCCATCCAGACGTTGGATATCTTCAAAATGCTACAATTGGGCGACCTCTGCGCTAACCTCTGTGACCTCCGTCGTTAAAAGAACTTACAAAAAGCAGCGTTTTCAGGAACTTATGCCTTATTTTTGCACTTGAATTAGCAAAAATACCCTATGCGCCAATCCTGGTGGAAAATTCTTGCAATTGCCCTGCTGCTGTACACGCTAATCGCAGGCTTGCTGATGGAAGCCCCCCGCCTTCCGATCCTTAACGAAACTATCCGTGCACTCCACTTTCACGTGACCATGTGGTTTGGGATGATCCTAATGCTGGTAGCTGCTGTGTATTACAGTATCAAATACCTCCGAACCAACGACATCAGAAATGATGATATGGCAATCGAATTTACCAACTCAGCTATTTTGTTTGGTGTTTTGGGCATTGTCACAGGTATGCTCTGGGCCAAGTTTACTTGGGGAGATTACTGGAGCGGAGATCCCAAACAAAATGCTGCAGCCATAGGAATTTTAATGTATTTCGCTTATTTAATTCTAAGAAATTCACTTACCGATTCACAGCAAAGAGCCCGAATCGGAGCCATCTACAATATTTTCGCATTTGCGGCATTTATCCCTCTTATCTTTGTATTACCAAGATTAACAGACAGTTTACACCCGGGAAATGGTGGAAACCCTGGCTTTAATGCTTACGATTTGGATTCCAAACTGCGGGCAGTGTTCTATCCTGCAATTGTAGGATGGACACTTTTAGGTAGCTGGATCGCAACTGTACGCGTCAGAATGCGTAGGGTGGAGAGGACAATTGAAGATCGAATGATTAATTCCTGATCGATGAAATCGAGTATGTTGCAAAAAAGAATAACAGGAATGATTATAAACCATCCTGGATTCTCCCGAATTAAGTTCGGGACAGGATCAATTACTAACAAATGAAAAAAATACTTACAATAGTTCTTTTGGTTTTCAGCCTGTCCGCTTTGGCGCAGGAGAAAATCGCTGTCACTGATGCTGACTATACAAATAGCTCAGTGGAGATGGCAGACACCATGAGATCAAATGGCAAAATTTATGTCTTGGTAGGAGTGATCGTACTCATATTCGCAGGCATCACTGTGTATCTAGTCAGCACCGATCGTAAGATCAGCAAACTTGAAAAAAATCTTCATTCCTAAACTTCAGTACAAATGAAAAAAGGACATCTCTTAGGATTAGGAATTATTGCGATAGCAATAGTCATCATAATGACTTCTATCGGTGACGCAAGTAGCTATGAAAGTTTTACCACTGCCAAAGAAATGAAGCATAAGGGTGAGGACAAGGCCATCCACGTAGTAGGTCAGCTGAAAAAGGATGCAAGCGGTGAGGTCACCGGGTTGAATGTCCGGGAGGACAAAGTTTCCTTCACCTTTATGCTGGTGGACAATGAAGGTGTAGAGCAGGAAGTTTTTTACAATGAACCTGTACCTGCAGA contains:
- a CDS encoding heme exporter protein CcmB gives rise to the protein MWKQISVLISKEVTLEWRQKFALNGILLYVVSAVFITYLSVGAKQGNITAPTWNALYWIIILFSAVNAVAKSFVQEHQGRQLYYYMIASPEAIILSKIIYNTGLTLILALLGYVVFSVILGNPVQDQSLFLLNLVLGAMGFSASLTMVSGIASKAGNNATLMAILSFPVIIPILLMAIRISKNAMDGLDWSVSVDKLVTLLAINAIVAVTGYILFPYLWRS
- a CDS encoding serpin family protein produces the protein MKPFFINTYRSTKTAASLFIVSAILFCLGCVSGEDNSPSGKVEANLRELSLDENRLSESNTRFATNLFQQLTANGDSKNLFFSPYSVHQALAMAMNGNDGEVLEEFIQVLQMEGMSLEEANQAVKDLTSFLLEVDPKVKLSIANGIWYKEDYQVKIPFKNAAQQYFNAEIAPLDVYDPNSVDIINHWIEKQTNNLIKDMLDFIPADAVMYLVNAIYFKGDWTYNFPKENTHKEKFTLRNGEEIMTDMMNLGEPAGFKAFSTSEYTYLEIPYSSEQYSMGILINESGDLSELYPHFTLENLDEWRSNSREANLILKMPKFKIEYRIDNLSGDLQAMGLVRPFSFHRDNFTQLFSNPTHPLKISRVIHQALIEVDEKGTEAAAATIVEIGVTSLPPDTTPSIFTLDRPFIFFIQEKHSGAMLFMGKLENPLES
- the ccsA gene encoding cytochrome c biogenesis protein CcsA, whose protein sequence is MRQSWWKILAIALLLYTLIAGLLMEAPRLPILNETIRALHFHVTMWFGMILMLVAAVYYSIKYLRTNDIRNDDMAIEFTNSAILFGVLGIVTGMLWAKFTWGDYWSGDPKQNAAAIGILMYFAYLILRNSLTDSQQRARIGAIYNIFAFAAFIPLIFVLPRLTDSLHPGNGGNPGFNAYDLDSKLRAVFYPAIVGWTLLGSWIATVRVRMRRVERTIEDRMINS
- a CDS encoding CcmD family protein codes for the protein MKKILTIVLLVFSLSALAQEKIAVTDADYTNSSVEMADTMRSNGKIYVLVGVIVLIFAGITVYLVSTDRKISKLEKNLHS
- a CDS encoding cytochrome c maturation protein CcmE — protein: MKKGHLLGLGIIAIAIVIIMTSIGDASSYESFTTAKEMKHKGEDKAIHVVGQLKKDASGEVTGLNVREDKVSFTFMLVDNEGVEQEVFYNEPVPADFTRSESVVVIGSYKNDDIFIADKILMKCPSKYQETEVQSAGM